The segment atatatttctaacaTAATCCCATTGTTCCTCTTTCCATTATTTCAAACACATAATACTCAAATCtcctttaaattttcattagagaatcgtgtgcgccatcatataacagtttattatagtttttatttttatttcgccATTtcgagaaagaaaaaaaaacaaaacaattttaaactaaaacacacAAGTAAAATGACGCTCACAACATTTAGGATATAACgctttagtatttttaaaatcgcCCCATGTACACTTAGGTGGATTTTTGCGATCATAATCTTTGAGTTTTTCCAATGGAGATGCTAAAGCCGAAATGGGATCACAGCTGCAATAAAgggaattaataataataaaattaaatgtttttaaataaaataatattaaaatataatattatatataaaaatattaatatacttACGTTTCAATGGTGGCCATACCAATCGAATTATCACAAGTCACTTCAGCACAATCCATAGTAGGATGTTTAATACTCTGGCCAGGATTCAATACCTTACCAGCGACCACACATTTGCCAGGGTAGTTTTGATCGCggaaatatttttcagtgtAGACAGCTGCCTGTGTGAAGCAAATGCCTGCCAAGGCAATGGCTaccaacaaaattattttcataatgttTATTCAATGAATAACAattctaaactaaatttttgaattttatttattttgattttttttaaaatgaaatgattatctgtaaaaattcaatattagaattaaatggaaataaaggtcatttaaaattgataacaaaaagtcataaaacagtgaaagtataatataataaatgcaGCTGTAGGGGAAGTTTACAGATAAGCAATGACTTTGACTTTgttcaaaaacaacattttaaacaatgaaccaaattctcattaaaaacacaaataaaccaTTACAAATCTAAAATCCcaataataaatcaattataCTAAACTTCTTATATGGATTTTCGAAATTTCTATTAGAAATCAAACTcttcaaaacataaaagaaaactCATATAGAATATATTTGTACTTTGAATTATCATTTCGTTAGTTCACCCAAAAGCAATCAATTAGAATTAATTATGAATTGATGAAAAACTTTAAGCCACCAGAGATGTGGTTGACACACAAACTATAGTCCATCCGCCGCAACGGcaacaacagaaacaaaacATGGCCACAAGCAACACAACCAAAACGGACAATGTTTATCCacataaaatattgatgaatgGAGAGTTAGTATAAtgtaaagcaaaacaaaaataaacaaaaaccattAGAAAATATAGTCCAGCATAAACGACCACACGATACTCTATCTAAATTATGTTAGAAGGTGTTTCTTTTTAGCCCCATAATTTCTGATTGAAAAGatcaatggtcagagattagatagctcgagtacttcagcaaagtgcctgtgcatggaccggttaaatccaatgtacaaaaattgccacctgagttcttcattgaaggataaagggcgatggtagaccgttctcaagtgtaccaagtagatgaaaaagaccacccgCGTTTAATAAAGACAACGTATAACTTAGAAACAGGTTTACAAAGTAGTGCATTAATCTAGTCCGGATGATAAGTAGCTCTGTCGGAAGATCGGCAGCAAGCACAGGCCTAATCGACCTGAACTAACAACTGATCAATAACTTTTGATtgaattgtaattttttgtttgctagttaGGACCTTCAATTACTGCTGTAAATCTTAAAAATCTACCATTTAGGGGTTAAAGTTAACTTTTTCgtacttatgtaaaattttagtattaagagaaatattataaaaaattttagtttctcatttttctaatttttagatTACaacttatatttcaaaataatttgtttaacatacACCACAATAGTAACAAGGTTATTATGTGTTCGTTCTGATGTTTGCAATACCCAAAACTACTAGTCGTGCACACATTTTAAATCGACCCAGagtcactttctgagtcgatttaactatgtccgtccgtcagtgCGGTCAAGTAAAATTTGAGTAAACTGTGCGCTAAAAGTCAGAAAGAGACAAAGAAACTTTGTTTTGACAGGACAACTCCACTTGTCAGAGTGGTATAATTTCCAGCTTGTAGCTCAGGCTTGAGTTGAGACCCAGATATCTCAACAAAGTTAGATATAAAGTAGCAACCAAAAAAAACTCTTTCTCTTATCGGCTAGAGCAGGGCAGTTACAGCCCCCTAAAAGTCCCAATTTTCTACCAGTTTAGAGTGTTAACATGGAAGAAGATCCGAAGGAACTTTGGTTTAACAGGACCACTCCGGCTTAAGTTGGGCATTTACAGACCATTTCTCTTTTTCCCCTTGGTTTTTTTACTTGGACATTTAAATGCTTAAAATTTCATCCCAAACTTGATCACTTAGATTCACCAAAAAATTtgtctatataaaataatagtttaagAAAGCATGCTGATATATTTATATGATATATATTATgccatatatatttatatgccaccatctggatgactcaaatttatatctttcgggtcaattgTCACATagatgtcccatagtattctagagtgtagacacttgaaatttttaaccttgATTTCCAtgaatatcttaccacctgttggctccaattcgtatgttttgagtcattcatcaagaataaaagtaaatcgtcaCTATCCTTTAACACGTCCATGTCCTAGTTTCATAGGAAGAAAAGTAGCGCCagttaaatagctagtaatgTGATTGACTTCCAAGAACCTATTTGGAGATTACC is part of the Lucilia cuprina isolate Lc7/37 chromosome 3, ASM2204524v1, whole genome shotgun sequence genome and harbors:
- the LOC111680399 gene encoding uncharacterized protein LOC111680399, which translates into the protein MKIILLVAIALAGICFTQAAVYTEKYFRDQNYPGKCVVAGKVLNPGQSIKHPTMDCAEVTCDNSIGMATIETCDPISALASPLEKLKDYDRKNPPKCTWGDFKNTKALYPKCCERHFTCVF